The following proteins are co-located in the Sphingomonas panacis genome:
- a CDS encoding glycoside hydrolase family 25 protein, giving the protein MRLNTWGKRLGAAGVVAMLLAVLACALWALALQWRPTEKYPIQGVDVSDVQGEIEWWSVHAAGADFAYVRATSGAAGRDMRFAANWEAVPKTGMRRGAMHRYSLCHLAVDQANNFNTTVPRTPDALPAAVELDFNDDCTARPDAPAVIAELRRFLTMVEAYTGKPVLLKISRPFDSAYRVTAAFDRPVWATGNFFAPEYAARAWRMWQTNDMRRVDGIEGPVNWDVVRP; this is encoded by the coding sequence ATGCGACTCAACACCTGGGGCAAGCGGCTCGGCGCGGCCGGCGTGGTGGCAATGCTGTTGGCCGTACTCGCCTGCGCTCTGTGGGCGCTCGCGCTGCAATGGCGTCCGACCGAAAAATACCCAATCCAAGGCGTCGATGTGTCCGACGTGCAGGGCGAGATCGAATGGTGGTCGGTCCACGCCGCCGGTGCAGACTTCGCCTATGTCCGCGCCACGAGCGGTGCCGCCGGCCGCGACATGCGGTTCGCCGCCAATTGGGAGGCGGTTCCCAAGACCGGCATGCGGCGTGGCGCGATGCACCGCTATTCGCTGTGCCATCTGGCGGTGGACCAGGCCAACAACTTCAACACCACCGTCCCCCGCACGCCCGATGCCCTGCCCGCCGCAGTCGAGCTCGATTTCAACGACGATTGCACGGCCCGGCCCGATGCGCCTGCGGTGATCGCCGAACTGCGGCGTTTCCTGACAATGGTCGAGGCGTATACCGGCAAGCCGGTGCTGCTCAAGATCAGCCGGCCATTCGATTCGGCCTATCGCGTGACCGCCGCGTTCGATCGCCCGGTGTGGGCGACGGGCAACTTCTTTGCGCCCGAATATGCCGCGCGCGCCTGGCGGATGTGGCAAACAAATGACATGCGCCGGGTCGATGGCATCGAAGGCCCGGTCAATTGGGATGTAGTGCGACCATGA
- a CDS encoding phosphoadenylyl-sulfate reductase, which produces MASLARKLDIIDTRPAFTQADADALNARFAGVDAQTMLSTLFAEGLLGRVAVVSSFGTESAVLLDLVAKADPTVPVIFVDTLKMFPETLAYRDTLVQQLGLRSSWSVEPEPTVIAAKDEKGLRWSYDPDGCCEIRKVEPLKRAKQGLDSWISGRKAFQSSTRQNIARFEIEDGRLKINPLGDWVKADLEAYFAAHDLPRHPLEADGYLSVGCQPCTSKVMPGEDPRAGRWRGWEKVECGIHVAEKPGEEPVF; this is translated from the coding sequence ATGGCCAGTCTCGCCCGTAAGCTCGATATCATCGACACACGCCCCGCCTTCACCCAGGCCGATGCCGACGCGCTCAATGCGCGCTTCGCTGGCGTCGACGCGCAGACGATGCTGTCGACCTTGTTCGCGGAAGGGCTGTTGGGGCGCGTCGCGGTGGTGTCGTCGTTCGGCACCGAAAGCGCGGTGCTGCTCGATCTCGTCGCCAAGGCCGATCCGACCGTGCCGGTGATCTTCGTCGATACGCTCAAGATGTTCCCGGAAACGCTCGCCTATCGCGACACGTTGGTCCAACAACTCGGCCTGCGAAGCTCATGGTCGGTCGAACCCGAACCCACCGTGATCGCCGCGAAGGACGAGAAGGGCCTGCGCTGGTCCTACGATCCCGATGGCTGCTGCGAAATCCGCAAGGTCGAGCCGCTCAAGCGCGCCAAGCAGGGTCTCGATAGCTGGATCTCCGGGCGCAAGGCGTTCCAGTCGAGCACCCGTCAGAACATCGCCCGCTTCGAAATCGAGGACGGCCGCCTCAAGATCAACCCGCTCGGCGACTGGGTGAAGGCCGATCTCGAAGCCTATTTCGCCGCGCATGATCTGCCCCGCCATCCGCTCGAAGCCGATGGCTATCTTTCGGTCGGCTGCCAGCCCTGCACCAGCAAGGTGATGCCGGGCGAAGACCCCCGCGCCGGCCGCTGGCGCGGCTGGGAGAAGGTCGAATGCGGCATCCACGTCGCCGAAAAGCCCGGCGAAGAACCGGTCTTCTGA
- a CDS encoding UPF0262 family protein, with protein sequence MADPRIIHVSLDEATILWRSADIEQERRIAIFDLIEENYFAPQRAYADGYAGPYRIELAVEEGRLGIAIHREDGSHLETYVLAMGRFRRPIKDYFAICDSYYQAIRNATPQQIETIDMARRGLHDEAAGLLKERLSGKIEIDFATARRLFTLICVLHIRN encoded by the coding sequence ATGGCGGACCCGCGCATCATCCATGTCTCGCTCGACGAAGCCACGATCCTGTGGCGGTCGGCTGATATCGAGCAGGAACGGCGGATCGCGATCTTCGATCTGATCGAGGAGAATTATTTCGCGCCGCAGCGGGCCTATGCCGACGGCTATGCCGGCCCGTACCGGATCGAACTGGCGGTCGAGGAAGGCCGCCTCGGCATCGCCATCCACCGCGAGGACGGATCCCACCTCGAAACCTATGTGCTGGCGATGGGTCGGTTCCGGCGGCCGATCAAAGATTATTTCGCGATCTGCGACAGCTACTATCAGGCGATCCGCAACGCCACGCCGCAGCAGATCGAAACGATCGACATGGCGCGGCGCGGCCTTCACGATGAGGCCGCCGGGCTGCTCAAGGAGCGGCTGTCGGGCAAGATCGAGATCGACTTCGCCACCGCGCGGCGGCTGTTCACGCTGATCTGCGTCCTCCACATCCGGAACTGA
- a CDS encoding cytidine deaminase, whose amino-acid sequence MNEAPVLDDVMRDRLVGAARTAALNAHAPYSRFGVGAAVLLIDGSVVTGANFENASYGLSLCAETVALATASSAGRLRDVAAIAVIGGAMDSGGVPRGLAVVGPCGRCRQVINEAAQMGGRDVTIWCAAAEGDEVERYTVADLLPHAFGPADLGIGV is encoded by the coding sequence ATGAATGAAGCCCCTGTTCTCGACGATGTGATGCGCGACCGGCTGGTCGGCGCGGCACGCACGGCGGCGCTCAACGCGCACGCCCCGTATTCGCGCTTCGGCGTCGGCGCGGCTGTGCTGCTGATCGACGGCAGCGTCGTGACGGGCGCGAACTTCGAGAATGCCAGCTACGGCCTGTCGCTCTGCGCCGAGACGGTCGCGCTGGCGACCGCGAGCAGCGCCGGGCGGCTGCGCGACGTGGCGGCGATCGCGGTGATCGGCGGCGCGATGGACTCGGGCGGCGTACCGCGCGGGCTCGCGGTGGTCGGTCCATGCGGGCGCTGCCGGCAGGTCATCAACGAAGCCGCACAGATGGGCGGCCGCGACGTGACGATCTGGTGCGCGGCGGCGGAAGGTGATGAGGTCGAACGCTACACGGTTGCGGACCTGCTGCCCCATGCCTTCGGTCCGGCCGATCTCGGCATCGGCGTCTGA
- a CDS encoding replicative DNA helicase, whose product MATAFVTPVPPAAEAPALPQNVEAEAAMLGAMMIDNRLADDLIDKLEPEHFFEPLHGRIFAAIRKLRGTDMLATPVTLRPLFDADPGMKELGGPGYLAQLTGSGAGLIGARQFATQIYDLAMLRTLVTVGRSLVERALDTSEEVNPRAQIELAEEELFKVAADGGSESAVKSFAQATTLAVKMAQRALNSGGNLSGITTGFDSINGKIGGLHHSDLMILAGRPGMGKTALATNIAFNAAQRYMRDRADGLPHSESVGAKVAFFSLEMSADQLATRILAEQARISGEALRMGKISKTEFNQLAAAAAELENLPLFIDDTAGLSIAALHTRMRRLQRRHNNEIGLVVVDYLQLLTGSAKASGDGRVQEISEISRGLKTLAKDMNVPVIALSQLSRQVEQREDKRPQLSDLRESGSIEQDADMVMFVFREDYYVAAKEPKRPVEGDGAKIFEDHAQWASEMERVFGLAEFIVAKQRHGATGKVILKFEPMFTRFSDYVGY is encoded by the coding sequence ATGGCAACCGCATTCGTAACCCCCGTACCGCCCGCCGCCGAGGCGCCCGCCCTTCCGCAGAACGTCGAGGCCGAGGCAGCGATGCTCGGCGCGATGATGATCGACAACCGGCTCGCCGACGATCTGATCGACAAGCTCGAACCCGAGCATTTCTTCGAGCCGCTCCACGGCCGCATCTTCGCGGCGATTCGCAAGCTGCGCGGCACCGACATGCTGGCGACGCCGGTGACGCTGCGGCCGCTGTTCGACGCCGATCCGGGGATGAAGGAACTCGGCGGCCCCGGTTATCTCGCGCAATTGACCGGCAGCGGCGCCGGGCTGATCGGCGCGCGCCAGTTCGCCACGCAGATCTACGATCTGGCGATGCTGCGCACCTTGGTGACGGTCGGGCGTAGTCTGGTCGAGCGCGCGCTCGACACCTCGGAGGAGGTCAATCCGCGCGCTCAGATCGAACTCGCCGAGGAGGAATTGTTCAAGGTCGCCGCCGACGGCGGCAGCGAGAGCGCGGTCAAGAGCTTCGCGCAGGCGACGACGCTGGCGGTGAAGATGGCGCAGCGCGCGCTCAATTCGGGTGGCAACCTTTCGGGCATCACCACCGGGTTCGATTCGATCAACGGCAAGATCGGCGGCCTTCACCATTCGGATTTGATGATCCTCGCGGGGCGTCCGGGCATGGGCAAGACCGCGCTCGCCACCAACATCGCGTTCAACGCCGCGCAACGCTACATGCGCGACCGTGCCGACGGGCTGCCGCACAGCGAATCGGTCGGCGCCAAGGTCGCGTTCTTCAGCCTTGAGATGTCGGCCGACCAGCTCGCCACGCGTATTCTTGCCGAGCAGGCGCGGATCAGCGGCGAGGCGCTGCGCATGGGCAAGATCAGCAAGACCGAGTTCAACCAGCTCGCCGCCGCCGCCGCCGAGTTGGAGAACCTCCCGCTGTTCATCGACGATACCGCCGGCCTGTCGATCGCGGCGCTGCATACGCGGATGCGGCGTCTCCAGCGCCGCCACAACAACGAGATCGGGCTGGTGGTGGTCGATTACCTCCAGCTCCTGACGGGCTCGGCCAAGGCCTCGGGCGACGGGCGCGTGCAGGAAATCTCGGAGATCTCGCGCGGGCTGAAGACGCTCGCCAAGGACATGAACGTGCCGGTGATCGCGCTGTCGCAGCTCAGCCGTCAGGTCGAGCAGCGCGAGGACAAGCGCCCGCAGCTCTCGGATCTGCGCGAATCGGGATCGATCGAGCAGGACGCCGATATGGTGATGTTTGTGTTCCGCGAGGATTATTACGTCGCCGCCAAGGAACCGAAGCGTCCGGTCGAGGGGGATGGCGCCAAGATCTTCGAGGATCATGCGCAATGGGCGAGCGAGATGGAACGCGTGTTCGGTCTCGCCGAGTTCATCGTCGCCAAGCAGCGCCACGGCGCGACCGGCAAGGTGATCCTCAAGTTCGAGCCGATGTTCACGCGCTTCAGCGACTATGTCGGGTATTGA
- a CDS encoding DUF934 domain-containing protein, with product MTDSPLRFRDDAPHEEPAVTLDAFLGQTNATAVRIEPGDDVRALLPHLGQLALIEVAFPAFRDGRGYSAARILREAGYTGELRAEGDVLVDQILPMRRCGFDSFAPRTEIDSATLKASLSRYEHVYQGAADGAVPVWKLRHGQSRP from the coding sequence ATGACCGACTCCCCCCTACGCTTCCGCGACGACGCCCCGCATGAGGAACCCGCCGTCACGCTCGACGCCTTCCTGGGCCAGACCAACGCCACCGCGGTCCGCATCGAGCCGGGTGACGATGTCCGCGCGCTGCTGCCGCATCTCGGCCAGCTCGCGCTGATCGAAGTGGCATTTCCCGCCTTTCGCGACGGGCGCGGCTATTCGGCGGCGCGAATCCTGCGCGAAGCGGGTTACACCGGGGAGCTGCGCGCCGAGGGCGACGTGCTGGTTGATCAGATCCTGCCGATGCGCCGCTGCGGCTTCGATAGTTTTGCTCCCCGCACTGAAATCGATTCTGCCACGCTGAAAGCCTCGTTGTCGCGCTACGAGCACGTATATCAGGGGGCGGCGGACGGTGCCGTGCCTGTTTGGAAACTTCGTCATGGCCAGTCTCGCCCGTAA